A single Camarhynchus parvulus chromosome 5, STF_HiC, whole genome shotgun sequence DNA region contains:
- the PAPOLA gene encoding poly(A) polymerase alpha isoform X3: MPFPVTTQGSQTQQLQKHYGITSPISLAAPKEFDCMLTQKLIETLKPYGVFEEEEELQRRILILGKLNNLVKEWIREISESKNLPQSVIENVGGKIFTFGSYRLGVHTKGADIDALCVAPRHVERSDFFTSFYEKLKQQEEVKDLRAVEEAFVPVIKLCFDGIEIDILFARLALQTIPEDLDLRDDSLLKNLDIRCIRSLNGCRVTDEILHLVPNIDNFRLTLRAIKLWAKRHNIYSNILGFLGGVSWAMLVARTCQLYPNAIASTLVHKFFLVFSKWEWPNPVLLKQPEECNLNLPVWDPRVNPSDRYHLMPIITPAYPQQNSTYNVSVSTRMVMVEEFKQGLAITDEILLSKAEWSKLFEAPNFFQKYKHYIVLLASAPTEKQRLEWVGLVESKIRILVGNLEKNEFITLAHVNPQSFPAPKENPDKEEYRTMWVIGLVFKKTENSENLSVDLTYDIQSFTDTVYRQAINSKMFEMDMKIAARHVKRKQLHQLLPNHVLQKKKKHSTEGIRLTALNDSSLDLSMDSDNSTSVPSPTSAMKTSPLNSSGSSQGSSPAPAVTAASVTNTQASEVTVPQINSSESSGGTSNESIPQTATQPAISPPPKPTISRIVPSAYLLNPSPRSSGNVATKMPSPVAAVKRTSSPHKEESPKKIKIEEQDEISEDTSCIDLNEHEKMETKEQVETEVNVNSQTETLQTTSLQAPQKTPSTDLSDIPALPANPIPVIKNSIKLRLNR, translated from the exons ATGCCGTT TCCCGTTACAACCCAGGGATCACAAACACAGCAACTACAGAAGCATTATGGCATTACCTCACCCATCAGTTTAGCTGCCCCCAAGGAGTTTGACTGCATGCTTACCCAGAAATTAATCGAAACCCTAAAACCTTATGGCGTGtttgaagaggaagaggagctgcaaCGCAG GATTCtaattttgggaaaattaaaTAACTTGGTAAAGGAATGGATACGAGAAATCAGTGAAAGCAAG AATCTTCCGCAATCGGTAATAGAAAACGTTGGAGGAAAAATTTTTACGTTTGGATCGTATAGATTAGGGGTTCATACAAAAG GTGCTGATATTGATGCCCTGTGTGTTGCACCAAGACATGTTGAAAGAAGTGATTTTTTCACATCGTTTTATGAAAAGTTAAAACAACAAGAAGAAGTGAAAGATCTGAGG gctGTTGAAGAAGCTTTTGTCCCAGTTATTAAACTTTGTTTTGATGGAATAGAG aTTGATATTTTGTTTGCAAGATTAGCACTGCAAACTATTCCTGAGGACTTAGATCTACGAGACGACAGCCTACTTAAAAATTTAGACATTAGATGCATACGAAGTCTTAATG GTTGCCGGGTAACCGATGAAATTCTGCATCTAGTACCAAACATTGACAACTTCAGGTTAACACTGAGAGCTATCAAATTGTGGGCAAAAC GCCACAACATCTATTCCAATATACTAGGTTTCCTTGGCGGTGTTTCCTGGGCTATGCTAGTAGCAAGAACTTGCCAGCTTTATCCAAATGCAATAGCATCAACTCTTGTACATAaatttttcttggtattttctAAAtg GGAATGGCCAAATCCAGTGCTATTGAAACAGCCAGAAGAATGCAATCTTAATTTGCCTGTATGGGACCCAAGG GTAAACCCCAGTGATAGGTACCATCTTATGCCTATAATTACACCAGCATACCCACAGCAGAACTCCACGTACAATGTGTCCGTTTCCACACGGATGGTCATGGTTGAGGAATTTAAACAAG GTCTTGCTATCACAGATGAAATTTTGCTGAGTAAGGCAGAGTGGTCCAAACTTTTTGAAGCTCCAAACTTCTTTCAGAAGTACAA GCATTATATTGTACTCCTAGCAAGCGCACCGACAGAAAAGCAGCGACTAGAATG GGTGGGCTTGGTGGAATCAAAAATCCGTATTCTAGTTGGAAATCTGGAGAAGAACGAATTCATTACACTGGCTCATGTGAATCCACAGTCATTCCCAGCACCCAAGGAGAATCCTGACAA GGAGGAATACCGTACAATGTGGGTGATTGGGTTGGTGtttaagaaaactgaaaactcaGAAAATTTAAGTGTTGATCTTACCTACGACATTCAGTCTTTTACAGACACAG TTTATAGGCAAGCAATAAACAGCAAGATGTTTGAGATGGATATGAAGATTGCTGCAAGGCATGTGAAACGTAAGCAACTTCACCAACTGCTACCTAATCATgtgcttcagaaaaagaaaaag CATTCGACAGAAGGGATCAGGTTGACAGCTCTGAATGACAGCAGCCTAGACTTGTCTATGGACAGTGATAACAGCACGTCTGTGCCTTCACCTACCAGTGCTATGAAGACAAGTCCGTTGAACAGTTCTGGAAGTTCTCAGGG AAGCAGTCCTGCGCCAGCTGTAACAGCAGCATCTGTGACCAACACACAGGCTTCTGAAGTCACTGTGCCACAAATAAATTCCAGTGAAAGCTCAGGGG GTACTTCAAATGAAAGCATTCCTCAAACTGCCACACAACCAGCCATTTCTCCACCACCAAAGCCTACCATCTCTAGAATTGTTCCCTCAGCGTATCTATTAAATCCATCACCAAGAAGTTCAGGAAATGTTGCAACAAAAATGCCTAGCCCTGTCGCAGCAGTGAAAAGGACATCTTCTCCCCATAAAGAAGAGTCTcctaagaaaattaaaattgaagAG caGGATGAAATAAGTGAAGATACTAGCTGTATAGATTTGAATGAACATGAAAAAATGGAAACTAAG gagcaagTTGAGACAGAAGTGAATGTTAATTCTCAAACAGAAACTCTTCAGACAACTTCTCTTCAAGCTCCTCAG aaaacaccCAGTACAGACCTTTCAGATATCCCTGCTCTTCCCGCAAATCCTATTCCTGTTATCAAGAATTCAATAAAATTGAGATTGAACCGGTAA
- the PAPOLA gene encoding poly(A) polymerase alpha isoform X1 → MPFPVTTQGSQTQQLQKHYGITSPISLAAPKEFDCMLTQKLIETLKPYGVFEEEEELQRRILILGKLNNLVKEWIREISESKNLPQSVIENVGGKIFTFGSYRLGVHTKGADIDALCVAPRHVERSDFFTSFYEKLKQQEEVKDLRAVEEAFVPVIKLCFDGIEIDILFARLALQTIPEDLDLRDDSLLKNLDIRCIRSLNGCRVTDEILHLVPNIDNFRLTLRAIKLWAKRHNIYSNILGFLGGVSWAMLVARTCQLYPNAIASTLVHKFFLVFSKWEWPNPVLLKQPEECNLNLPVWDPRVNPSDRYHLMPIITPAYPQQNSTYNVSVSTRMVMVEEFKQGLAITDEILLSKAEWSKLFEAPNFFQKYKHYIVLLASAPTEKQRLEWVGLVESKIRILVGNLEKNEFITLAHVNPQSFPAPKENPDKEEYRTMWVIGLVFKKTENSENLSVDLTYDIQSFTDTVYRQAINSKMFEMDMKIAARHVKRKQLHQLLPNHVLQKKKKHSTEGIRLTALNDSSLDLSMDSDNSTSVPSPTSAMKTSPLNSSGSSQGRSSPAPAVTAASVTNTQASEVTVPQINSSESSGGTSNESIPQTATQPAISPPPKPTISRIVPSAYLLNPSPRSSGNVATKMPSPVAAVKRTSSPHKEESPKKIKIEEQDEISEDTSCIDLNEHEKMETKEQVETEVNVNSQTETLQTTSLQAPQKTPSTDLSDIPALPANPIPVIKNSIKLRLNR, encoded by the exons ATGCCGTT TCCCGTTACAACCCAGGGATCACAAACACAGCAACTACAGAAGCATTATGGCATTACCTCACCCATCAGTTTAGCTGCCCCCAAGGAGTTTGACTGCATGCTTACCCAGAAATTAATCGAAACCCTAAAACCTTATGGCGTGtttgaagaggaagaggagctgcaaCGCAG GATTCtaattttgggaaaattaaaTAACTTGGTAAAGGAATGGATACGAGAAATCAGTGAAAGCAAG AATCTTCCGCAATCGGTAATAGAAAACGTTGGAGGAAAAATTTTTACGTTTGGATCGTATAGATTAGGGGTTCATACAAAAG GTGCTGATATTGATGCCCTGTGTGTTGCACCAAGACATGTTGAAAGAAGTGATTTTTTCACATCGTTTTATGAAAAGTTAAAACAACAAGAAGAAGTGAAAGATCTGAGG gctGTTGAAGAAGCTTTTGTCCCAGTTATTAAACTTTGTTTTGATGGAATAGAG aTTGATATTTTGTTTGCAAGATTAGCACTGCAAACTATTCCTGAGGACTTAGATCTACGAGACGACAGCCTACTTAAAAATTTAGACATTAGATGCATACGAAGTCTTAATG GTTGCCGGGTAACCGATGAAATTCTGCATCTAGTACCAAACATTGACAACTTCAGGTTAACACTGAGAGCTATCAAATTGTGGGCAAAAC GCCACAACATCTATTCCAATATACTAGGTTTCCTTGGCGGTGTTTCCTGGGCTATGCTAGTAGCAAGAACTTGCCAGCTTTATCCAAATGCAATAGCATCAACTCTTGTACATAaatttttcttggtattttctAAAtg GGAATGGCCAAATCCAGTGCTATTGAAACAGCCAGAAGAATGCAATCTTAATTTGCCTGTATGGGACCCAAGG GTAAACCCCAGTGATAGGTACCATCTTATGCCTATAATTACACCAGCATACCCACAGCAGAACTCCACGTACAATGTGTCCGTTTCCACACGGATGGTCATGGTTGAGGAATTTAAACAAG GTCTTGCTATCACAGATGAAATTTTGCTGAGTAAGGCAGAGTGGTCCAAACTTTTTGAAGCTCCAAACTTCTTTCAGAAGTACAA GCATTATATTGTACTCCTAGCAAGCGCACCGACAGAAAAGCAGCGACTAGAATG GGTGGGCTTGGTGGAATCAAAAATCCGTATTCTAGTTGGAAATCTGGAGAAGAACGAATTCATTACACTGGCTCATGTGAATCCACAGTCATTCCCAGCACCCAAGGAGAATCCTGACAA GGAGGAATACCGTACAATGTGGGTGATTGGGTTGGTGtttaagaaaactgaaaactcaGAAAATTTAAGTGTTGATCTTACCTACGACATTCAGTCTTTTACAGACACAG TTTATAGGCAAGCAATAAACAGCAAGATGTTTGAGATGGATATGAAGATTGCTGCAAGGCATGTGAAACGTAAGCAACTTCACCAACTGCTACCTAATCATgtgcttcagaaaaagaaaaag CATTCGACAGAAGGGATCAGGTTGACAGCTCTGAATGACAGCAGCCTAGACTTGTCTATGGACAGTGATAACAGCACGTCTGTGCCTTCACCTACCAGTGCTATGAAGACAAGTCCGTTGAACAGTTCTGGAAGTTCTCAGGG caGAAGCAGTCCTGCGCCAGCTGTAACAGCAGCATCTGTGACCAACACACAGGCTTCTGAAGTCACTGTGCCACAAATAAATTCCAGTGAAAGCTCAGGGG GTACTTCAAATGAAAGCATTCCTCAAACTGCCACACAACCAGCCATTTCTCCACCACCAAAGCCTACCATCTCTAGAATTGTTCCCTCAGCGTATCTATTAAATCCATCACCAAGAAGTTCAGGAAATGTTGCAACAAAAATGCCTAGCCCTGTCGCAGCAGTGAAAAGGACATCTTCTCCCCATAAAGAAGAGTCTcctaagaaaattaaaattgaagAG caGGATGAAATAAGTGAAGATACTAGCTGTATAGATTTGAATGAACATGAAAAAATGGAAACTAAG gagcaagTTGAGACAGAAGTGAATGTTAATTCTCAAACAGAAACTCTTCAGACAACTTCTCTTCAAGCTCCTCAG aaaacaccCAGTACAGACCTTTCAGATATCCCTGCTCTTCCCGCAAATCCTATTCCTGTTATCAAGAATTCAATAAAATTGAGATTGAACCGGTAA
- the PAPOLA gene encoding poly(A) polymerase alpha isoform X4, with the protein MPFPVTTQGSQTQQLQKHYGITSPISLAAPKEFDCMLTQKLIETLKPYGVFEEEEELQRRILILGKLNNLVKEWIREISESKNLPQSVIENVGGKIFTFGSYRLGVHTKGADIDALCVAPRHVERSDFFTSFYEKLKQQEEVKDLRAVEEAFVPVIKLCFDGIEIDILFARLALQTIPEDLDLRDDSLLKNLDIRCIRSLNGCRVTDEILHLVPNIDNFRLTLRAIKLWAKRHNIYSNILGFLGGVSWAMLVARTCQLYPNAIASTLVHKFFLVFSKWEWPNPVLLKQPEECNLNLPVWDPRVNPSDRYHLMPIITPAYPQQNSTYNVSVSTRMVMVEEFKQGLAITDEILLSKAEWSKLFEAPNFFQKYKHYIVLLASAPTEKQRLEWVGLVESKIRILVGNLEKNEFITLAHVNPQSFPAPKENPDKEEYRTMWVIGLVFKKTENSENLSVDLTYDIQSFTDTVYRQAINSKMFEMDMKIAARHVKRKQLHQLLPNHVLQKKKKHSTEGIRLTALNDSSLDLSMDSDNSTSVPSPTSAMKTSPLNSSGSSQGSSPAPAVTAASVTNTQASEVTVPQINSSESSGGTSNESIPQTATQPAISPPPKPTISRIVPSAYLLNPSPRSSGNVATKMPSPVAAVKRTSSPHKEESPKKIKIEEDEISEDTSCIDLNEHEKMETKEQVETEVNVNSQTETLQTTSLQAPQKTPSTDLSDIPALPANPIPVIKNSIKLRLNR; encoded by the exons ATGCCGTT TCCCGTTACAACCCAGGGATCACAAACACAGCAACTACAGAAGCATTATGGCATTACCTCACCCATCAGTTTAGCTGCCCCCAAGGAGTTTGACTGCATGCTTACCCAGAAATTAATCGAAACCCTAAAACCTTATGGCGTGtttgaagaggaagaggagctgcaaCGCAG GATTCtaattttgggaaaattaaaTAACTTGGTAAAGGAATGGATACGAGAAATCAGTGAAAGCAAG AATCTTCCGCAATCGGTAATAGAAAACGTTGGAGGAAAAATTTTTACGTTTGGATCGTATAGATTAGGGGTTCATACAAAAG GTGCTGATATTGATGCCCTGTGTGTTGCACCAAGACATGTTGAAAGAAGTGATTTTTTCACATCGTTTTATGAAAAGTTAAAACAACAAGAAGAAGTGAAAGATCTGAGG gctGTTGAAGAAGCTTTTGTCCCAGTTATTAAACTTTGTTTTGATGGAATAGAG aTTGATATTTTGTTTGCAAGATTAGCACTGCAAACTATTCCTGAGGACTTAGATCTACGAGACGACAGCCTACTTAAAAATTTAGACATTAGATGCATACGAAGTCTTAATG GTTGCCGGGTAACCGATGAAATTCTGCATCTAGTACCAAACATTGACAACTTCAGGTTAACACTGAGAGCTATCAAATTGTGGGCAAAAC GCCACAACATCTATTCCAATATACTAGGTTTCCTTGGCGGTGTTTCCTGGGCTATGCTAGTAGCAAGAACTTGCCAGCTTTATCCAAATGCAATAGCATCAACTCTTGTACATAaatttttcttggtattttctAAAtg GGAATGGCCAAATCCAGTGCTATTGAAACAGCCAGAAGAATGCAATCTTAATTTGCCTGTATGGGACCCAAGG GTAAACCCCAGTGATAGGTACCATCTTATGCCTATAATTACACCAGCATACCCACAGCAGAACTCCACGTACAATGTGTCCGTTTCCACACGGATGGTCATGGTTGAGGAATTTAAACAAG GTCTTGCTATCACAGATGAAATTTTGCTGAGTAAGGCAGAGTGGTCCAAACTTTTTGAAGCTCCAAACTTCTTTCAGAAGTACAA GCATTATATTGTACTCCTAGCAAGCGCACCGACAGAAAAGCAGCGACTAGAATG GGTGGGCTTGGTGGAATCAAAAATCCGTATTCTAGTTGGAAATCTGGAGAAGAACGAATTCATTACACTGGCTCATGTGAATCCACAGTCATTCCCAGCACCCAAGGAGAATCCTGACAA GGAGGAATACCGTACAATGTGGGTGATTGGGTTGGTGtttaagaaaactgaaaactcaGAAAATTTAAGTGTTGATCTTACCTACGACATTCAGTCTTTTACAGACACAG TTTATAGGCAAGCAATAAACAGCAAGATGTTTGAGATGGATATGAAGATTGCTGCAAGGCATGTGAAACGTAAGCAACTTCACCAACTGCTACCTAATCATgtgcttcagaaaaagaaaaag CATTCGACAGAAGGGATCAGGTTGACAGCTCTGAATGACAGCAGCCTAGACTTGTCTATGGACAGTGATAACAGCACGTCTGTGCCTTCACCTACCAGTGCTATGAAGACAAGTCCGTTGAACAGTTCTGGAAGTTCTCAGGG AAGCAGTCCTGCGCCAGCTGTAACAGCAGCATCTGTGACCAACACACAGGCTTCTGAAGTCACTGTGCCACAAATAAATTCCAGTGAAAGCTCAGGGG GTACTTCAAATGAAAGCATTCCTCAAACTGCCACACAACCAGCCATTTCTCCACCACCAAAGCCTACCATCTCTAGAATTGTTCCCTCAGCGTATCTATTAAATCCATCACCAAGAAGTTCAGGAAATGTTGCAACAAAAATGCCTAGCCCTGTCGCAGCAGTGAAAAGGACATCTTCTCCCCATAAAGAAGAGTCTcctaagaaaattaaaattgaagAG GATGAAATAAGTGAAGATACTAGCTGTATAGATTTGAATGAACATGAAAAAATGGAAACTAAG gagcaagTTGAGACAGAAGTGAATGTTAATTCTCAAACAGAAACTCTTCAGACAACTTCTCTTCAAGCTCCTCAG aaaacaccCAGTACAGACCTTTCAGATATCCCTGCTCTTCCCGCAAATCCTATTCCTGTTATCAAGAATTCAATAAAATTGAGATTGAACCGGTAA
- the PAPOLA gene encoding poly(A) polymerase alpha isoform X2, translating into MPFPVTTQGSQTQQLQKHYGITSPISLAAPKEFDCMLTQKLIETLKPYGVFEEEEELQRRILILGKLNNLVKEWIREISESKNLPQSVIENVGGKIFTFGSYRLGVHTKGADIDALCVAPRHVERSDFFTSFYEKLKQQEEVKDLRAVEEAFVPVIKLCFDGIEIDILFARLALQTIPEDLDLRDDSLLKNLDIRCIRSLNGCRVTDEILHLVPNIDNFRLTLRAIKLWAKRHNIYSNILGFLGGVSWAMLVARTCQLYPNAIASTLVHKFFLVFSKWEWPNPVLLKQPEECNLNLPVWDPRVNPSDRYHLMPIITPAYPQQNSTYNVSVSTRMVMVEEFKQGLAITDEILLSKAEWSKLFEAPNFFQKYKHYIVLLASAPTEKQRLEWVGLVESKIRILVGNLEKNEFITLAHVNPQSFPAPKENPDKEEYRTMWVIGLVFKKTENSENLSVDLTYDIQSFTDTVYRQAINSKMFEMDMKIAARHVKRKQLHQLLPNHVLQKKKKHSTEGIRLTALNDSSLDLSMDSDNSTSVPSPTSAMKTSPLNSSGSSQGRSSPAPAVTAASVTNTQASEVTVPQINSSESSGGTSNESIPQTATQPAISPPPKPTISRIVPSAYLLNPSPRSSGNVATKMPSPVAAVKRTSSPHKEESPKKIKIEEDEISEDTSCIDLNEHEKMETKEQVETEVNVNSQTETLQTTSLQAPQKTPSTDLSDIPALPANPIPVIKNSIKLRLNR; encoded by the exons ATGCCGTT TCCCGTTACAACCCAGGGATCACAAACACAGCAACTACAGAAGCATTATGGCATTACCTCACCCATCAGTTTAGCTGCCCCCAAGGAGTTTGACTGCATGCTTACCCAGAAATTAATCGAAACCCTAAAACCTTATGGCGTGtttgaagaggaagaggagctgcaaCGCAG GATTCtaattttgggaaaattaaaTAACTTGGTAAAGGAATGGATACGAGAAATCAGTGAAAGCAAG AATCTTCCGCAATCGGTAATAGAAAACGTTGGAGGAAAAATTTTTACGTTTGGATCGTATAGATTAGGGGTTCATACAAAAG GTGCTGATATTGATGCCCTGTGTGTTGCACCAAGACATGTTGAAAGAAGTGATTTTTTCACATCGTTTTATGAAAAGTTAAAACAACAAGAAGAAGTGAAAGATCTGAGG gctGTTGAAGAAGCTTTTGTCCCAGTTATTAAACTTTGTTTTGATGGAATAGAG aTTGATATTTTGTTTGCAAGATTAGCACTGCAAACTATTCCTGAGGACTTAGATCTACGAGACGACAGCCTACTTAAAAATTTAGACATTAGATGCATACGAAGTCTTAATG GTTGCCGGGTAACCGATGAAATTCTGCATCTAGTACCAAACATTGACAACTTCAGGTTAACACTGAGAGCTATCAAATTGTGGGCAAAAC GCCACAACATCTATTCCAATATACTAGGTTTCCTTGGCGGTGTTTCCTGGGCTATGCTAGTAGCAAGAACTTGCCAGCTTTATCCAAATGCAATAGCATCAACTCTTGTACATAaatttttcttggtattttctAAAtg GGAATGGCCAAATCCAGTGCTATTGAAACAGCCAGAAGAATGCAATCTTAATTTGCCTGTATGGGACCCAAGG GTAAACCCCAGTGATAGGTACCATCTTATGCCTATAATTACACCAGCATACCCACAGCAGAACTCCACGTACAATGTGTCCGTTTCCACACGGATGGTCATGGTTGAGGAATTTAAACAAG GTCTTGCTATCACAGATGAAATTTTGCTGAGTAAGGCAGAGTGGTCCAAACTTTTTGAAGCTCCAAACTTCTTTCAGAAGTACAA GCATTATATTGTACTCCTAGCAAGCGCACCGACAGAAAAGCAGCGACTAGAATG GGTGGGCTTGGTGGAATCAAAAATCCGTATTCTAGTTGGAAATCTGGAGAAGAACGAATTCATTACACTGGCTCATGTGAATCCACAGTCATTCCCAGCACCCAAGGAGAATCCTGACAA GGAGGAATACCGTACAATGTGGGTGATTGGGTTGGTGtttaagaaaactgaaaactcaGAAAATTTAAGTGTTGATCTTACCTACGACATTCAGTCTTTTACAGACACAG TTTATAGGCAAGCAATAAACAGCAAGATGTTTGAGATGGATATGAAGATTGCTGCAAGGCATGTGAAACGTAAGCAACTTCACCAACTGCTACCTAATCATgtgcttcagaaaaagaaaaag CATTCGACAGAAGGGATCAGGTTGACAGCTCTGAATGACAGCAGCCTAGACTTGTCTATGGACAGTGATAACAGCACGTCTGTGCCTTCACCTACCAGTGCTATGAAGACAAGTCCGTTGAACAGTTCTGGAAGTTCTCAGGG caGAAGCAGTCCTGCGCCAGCTGTAACAGCAGCATCTGTGACCAACACACAGGCTTCTGAAGTCACTGTGCCACAAATAAATTCCAGTGAAAGCTCAGGGG GTACTTCAAATGAAAGCATTCCTCAAACTGCCACACAACCAGCCATTTCTCCACCACCAAAGCCTACCATCTCTAGAATTGTTCCCTCAGCGTATCTATTAAATCCATCACCAAGAAGTTCAGGAAATGTTGCAACAAAAATGCCTAGCCCTGTCGCAGCAGTGAAAAGGACATCTTCTCCCCATAAAGAAGAGTCTcctaagaaaattaaaattgaagAG GATGAAATAAGTGAAGATACTAGCTGTATAGATTTGAATGAACATGAAAAAATGGAAACTAAG gagcaagTTGAGACAGAAGTGAATGTTAATTCTCAAACAGAAACTCTTCAGACAACTTCTCTTCAAGCTCCTCAG aaaacaccCAGTACAGACCTTTCAGATATCCCTGCTCTTCCCGCAAATCCTATTCCTGTTATCAAGAATTCAATAAAATTGAGATTGAACCGGTAA